One region of Mugil cephalus isolate CIBA_MC_2020 chromosome 17, CIBA_Mcephalus_1.1, whole genome shotgun sequence genomic DNA includes:
- the htr1b gene encoding 5-hydroxytryptamine receptor 1B: protein MELSGQVEPTLPLNTSNDSFVTGAPAVDESAESLAYQVSLAVVLSVITLATTLSNAFVIAIISQSKKLQTPANFLIASLAVTDLLVSILVMPICVLYTVIHTWTLGQIVCDIWLSSDITCCTASILHLCVIALDRYWAITDAVEYSKKRTTGRAAGMVATAWVIAISISLPPLFWRQVKAEELTSCSVNTDHIFYTIYSTFGAFYIPTLLLIVLYGRIYVEARKRILKQSPKKVGKRLTSAHLVTNSPGSVASTTSMQCGRHDTPSSDTGSSTSENQVKVTVSDALLEKKRISAARERKATKTLGIILGAYIVCWLPFFIYTLLVATCETCFNPELFDFFTWLGYLNSLINPIIYTMSNEDFKKAFHKLMRFRCCRS from the coding sequence ATGGAGCTCTCCGGCCAAGTCGAGCCAACTCTGCCGCTGAACACCTCGAACGACAGTTTTGTCACAGGCGCACCAGCTGTGGATGAGAGCGCAGAAAGCCTCGCCTATCAGGTCAGCCTGGCTGTGGTTCTCTCCGTTATCACACTAGCCACCACTTTATCAAATGCCTTCGTCATTGCCATAATTTCACAATCTAAGAAACTGCAAACTCCCGCGAACTTTCTGATCGCCTCTCTGGCCGTCACCGACCTCCTGGTGTCTATTTTGGTGATGCCCATATGCGTCCTGTACACGGTGATCCACACCTGGACCCTCGGCCAGATCGTCTGCGACATCTGGCTGTCCTCGGACATAACGTGTTGCACCGCGTCCATCCTCCACCTGTGCGTAATCGCCTTGGATAGATACTGGGCCATCACGGACGCGGTGGAGTACTCGAAAAAGCGCACGACGGGACGCGCGGCCGGGATGGTGGCCACAGCCTGGGTCATCGccatctccatctccctgcCGCCTCTTTTCTGGAGGCAGGTGAAGGCGGAGGAGCTGACCAGCTGCAGCGTCAACACGGATCACATTTTCTACACCATCTACTCCACTTTCGGGGCTTTCTACATCCCCACATTGTTACTGATTGTCCTCTACGGACGGATATACGTGGAAGCTCGGAAGCGCATCTTGAAGCAGTCCCCCAAGAAAGTGGGGAAGAGACTCACCTCTGCGCACCTGGTCACCAACTCCCCCGGATCCGTGGCGTCCACAACCTCTATGCAGTGCGGGAGACACGACACCCCGTCCAGCGACACCGGGTCGTCAACAAGCGAGAACCAGGTGAAAGTCACGGTCTCGGATGCGCTTTTGGAGAAAAAGCGCATCTCAgcagccagagagagaaaggcgACGAAGACTTTGGGGATAATCCTCGGCGCTTACATCGTTTGCTGGCTGCCGTTTTTCATTTACACCTTGCTGGTGGCCACGTGTGAGACGTGCTTTAACCCCGAGTTGTTTGACTTCTTCACCTGGCTGGGATATCTGAATTCCCTCATCAACCCGATCATATACACCATGTCCAACGAGGACTTCAAGAAAGCTTTTCACAAACTTATGCGCTTCAGATGCTGCAGGTCGTGA